The following DNA comes from Fusarium fujikuroi IMI 58289 draft genome, chromosome FFUJ_chr03.
TTGTCGACTGTCACCTCGTGAGGTACGTTCATGAAAGGGTTGATGTCTCGCTTGAAATCCTCGAGAGCAACCCGGACTTCCTCAGGGAAGAGTGAGGTCTCAATCAGGTTCAGTCGCTTGGCAACTCGAATGACCTTAGCGTAGTGGGAGGCCTTAATTGGCTCACCAAGTTTCGATCGCATTTCATCGAGCTTCACCCAAGCTGTCGGAGGAGCAGCGCTTGGGGGTAGTGTTGGAAGAGTGTGGTATTTGGTGAGAAGACGAGCAATTCGGAGGTACATCTCATTGAATTGAGGTTCCCGAGAGAAGTAGGAAGCCGAGATGGGAACGGCTCTCGCATGCTGGACATCCTGGAATGGCAGAGAAATCTTCGAATTCGAATCTATCACGGCGAAAGGATCGGGCTTGGGTTCGACGatcgttgaagatgtttCACTGGTGATGCTTCGTACACCGAGGGGAAAAGTCGCTCTTTGCAAGGCGGGCTGAGGCCATGGTGCTCGGAAAAGCTGGCCTTGACATCTTAGCTGCCGTAGGCTATGTGTAATTGTCGACATGATGGCCAATTCGGAGGATGGCCCCGTCGGTATCGTATCGGACCACGAGGTTCAGTGACTGTCCAAAAAACTTCACGGGAATTCAAGGTCCATCACGGGCTAGCTGGGTCGGTGAGGTCACGTGGAGTGGATGGATGTCCGAATATGCCTAGACTTATCTGTACGCCACATAGTTCACCCGCCACACTGCATCACTGCCACTTCTTCGACAGCCCGTTGCTCGGGCAGTAAGGCTCCTAGGACCCCACTAGCGCGGGGCAAGCAATTTGACACACTTATTAGAAAAAAACTTCCCCTCCCTCTTTTTTCCTCCTCCTTATTCCTCCTTCGTCTCTTTGTCTGTCAACTTGTTCGTTCTCAGCTGCCTCAGCAAACCAATCAAGATGGCTTTCGGAACTCTCTTCACCCGCGAGGTACATACTCTCGAGCATTGAAATTGAATCTGAATTTGCTGCAAGTGCAAACAAAGAGCGTCGTTACTGACTGGTCTTGGTTCTCCCAGAACAACTGCCGTTCTACCGCCATCCGCGCGGTCGCTAAGGCCAACGACATCGAGCTCAACATCgttgaggccgagaaggGCAACGCTACTGTTGAGCACCTCAAGGCCAACGGTCTCGGCAAGATCCCTGCCTTCATTGGCGAGGATGGTTTCGCTCTCTCTGAGTGtattgccattgccatttACAGTAAGTAAAGCTGTGCGCGATGCGTGCCTAATCTGGCACcacttttctttcttcttacCCCTCGCGAGTGATGACCTAGCATTATTATACAGTTATCCCTGTCTGAAATGTCTTTTTCAAGAGTTATTGTGTGGATATCGTCTAACTTCTGACCCTGCAACCCAATTCATCTTTGTCTATGTTGTCAGCTTTGTCGGGATCTTTGCTAACCCCGCTATAGTCACCTCCCAGAACGAGAAGACCACTCTTCTCGGCAAGACCAAGCAGGAGTATGTTCACATCTACGGCCCTTGAGAAGTTCCCGTGCTAACCAGTCAAAGCTATGCTTCCATTCTGAAGTGGAtgtccttcttcaactccgAGATCCTTCCCAGCCTCATCGCTTGGTTCGGTCCCCTCAAGGGCGACGCTCCCtacaacaagaagaacgtCGATGATGCCTCCAAGGCTTCTCTGAAGGCTTTTTCCGTTGTCGAGGAGCACCTCATCCGCAACACCTTCCTTGTTGGCGAGCGCATCACCCTTGCCGACCTCTTCGCTGCTGGCATCGCTGTCCGTGGCTTCCAGTACTTCTTCGACAAGCAGTGGCGCGAGGAGAACCCCGCCGTCACTCGATGGTTTGAGACTGTCCGCGCTCAGCCCATCTTCGCCGAGGTTGCTGAGAAGGTCGAGCTCCTCGAGACTCCCGCTCTCACTAACACTCCCCCCAAGAAGCCTGagcagcccaagaaggaggccaagaaggaggctaaGAAGGAAGCTGCCCCCGCCGCTGAGgctgctcctgctgctgACGAGGCTCCTGCTGCCCCCAAGGCCAAGCACcctcttgaggctctcgGCCGCCCCTCTTTCCCTCTCGATGAGTGGAAGCGCCAGTactccaacatcaaggacCACAACGAGGCCATGAAGTACTTCTGGGACAACCTGAACTTCGAGGAGTACTCCATCTGGAAGGTTGACTACAAGTACAACGAGGAGCTTACCCTCACCTTCATGTCCAACAACCTGATTGGTGGCTTCAACAACCGTCTTGAGGGTTCCCGCAAGTACATCTTCGGATGTGCGGCCGTCTACGGCGAGAACAACGACTCCGTCATCCAGGGTGCTTTCGTCATCCGAGGCCAGGAGCACGTTCCCGCCTTCGATGTCGCCCCCGACTGGGAGAGCTACAActtcgagaagctcgacCCCACTAACCCCGAGCACCGACAGTTCGTCGAGGATGCCTGGGGCTGGGAGAAGCCTATCACCGTCAACGGCAAGGAGTACAAGCTTGCCGACGGCAAGGTCTTCAAATAAACAAATCAAAAAatggaaaaagaaaacaagagcgatgatgataatgGCTTATGGTTAAATGGTTGGGGAGGGTAAATGAGTTTATGATATTTTATGCCTCATGAAGGCCCTGCCGGCTGGCAATTCCCTATGTAGTACCCAAAAGAACGAAGAGCTGTCTGCTACTCATAGACAATTGAAAGGATCTTTTTTTGAGAGACAAAGTCTGTGTCGCCTTTGGCAATGGCCATTCATGTTCTATCATCAACACGCTATGAAGTTGTATCTTATGAGGCCTTGTGCCTCGGGTATCTCTAAATGAATCTAAACCGTCTATGCTATCCTTGATTCATCTTGTTCCTGGAACGTCCGACGTTGGCGCAGGGTCAAGCCTGACTAGGCTGTATGCTCTGGCAATACATAAGCTGGATCAAGCTTGAAAGGTGACTGTCTTACAAAGCGGCTGATATCCGCCTGGTAGGCCAGTTCATTCAGGTAATCGTGAACCTGGGGCAAGACATTGGGCATTTCCGTAGACAGGCCGGAGAACTCTGGAAGTGTAAGCGTGTTGAATGGTTCACTCCGGCCCTTTTCTAACGAGTCATCAACCAAAATAGTGTTGGTCTGGTTCCAAAGACCTCCCTTATGAGCCTGGGAATGAGCAGCCCTCACCCGTGGATTAGTCCATACGGTCGTGAGGCGTTTGTAGACTTGCACCTTTGCATTATAATCGCCCTCCGATAGACCAAAAGAATCACGACCCCAAACAACAAGAACTCGCTCACGCTGTTCAGGTGTGAGGAGCTGTTCAACCATCTTGTTGACGTTTTCAGGACGGGCTGAGGACCAAATCGCAACATGGAAAGCGTCGAGGCAGTATTTCATGAAGGTCTTTGCATGAGGTCGCTCGACAAAGTCGAAGGGCCGGCGCTTGTTGGGCCGATAGAGGAGGGTACCGTTGAGGTCCATAATAATAAGAATGCGGCGCGGTTGAGGGAGTCGTTCGGGGCTGAGGTTCGCTTGTGCCATATATTGGGGGGTAGGGTCAGGAACACCCCCAGAAGCTTTGCTTGGGATCTTGTGGGGTGATGAAGAACGGCGTTGAGCTGGAGGGGCCTGGATCATTGCCTTTGGGCCTTTGGGGATTCTAAGAAGAGTTAGTGACATGGTATGAAAAGACTGCATACCATGAGTTTTGAAGCCTCTCGGTGCACCCTCAGGTGTATTCAATCCTATCTCCAGACCGAAATCCTGACTGATGGACTACAGATTTTCAAAGTCCTTGGTTTATGTACTTATGAGATAGATCTTCTGAACGTACTTTGCGTCTGCAGCCGCTttactcttcttcttggggcCTTTGGGCGCATTCTTGGGCGCATTACTCTGTCTCGGTTGCGCCAGCGTGAGACCTGGTATGGCCATCGGCTTGAATGACGACCCATTCGCCATAGCGGGCTCTTTGTATCTTGTCATGGCTGAAGCTGGGAGCAGAAAAGAAGCATCCTGTAATGGTGAAGTCTGTGGTGCTGCGGAGTTGACTGGCACTGGaaaattaaagctaaagtcAAAGAATTTAGGAGTACGGAATGCACAAGAGAATACAGTATTGCAGTTCTTCACCAAACGGCGAGCGATGCCCAGCATGGggaaaggaggaagagaggcGCATTAATCAGAGAAGAATACGATTTGCGATACAAACGTTTGGCTTTTCTTAACTTTAGCGGCCGAAATCGCGGGGCAGCAGGGGGTAGGCCTAGATCCATTTATGCAAATCATTAAATAGACGGGAGGGACAAGAACAGCACTTTGAACTGTCCGTGTACTGTGTTACGACAGACTACTTAGGACTACGGGACCTTATAAGTTAGACTCTATTATCTAGCCACAATAATACTCCATCTTCTAAcaagtcttgatcttgaggtaCCAAAAGTTTGACCAGTAACCATCTCAGTACATACATTCAGTGCAGCTATTCACTTATCGGGGCGCTACGATAAGACTTCTTCGTGGGGCTTATCAAAGctgaaaataaaaaagttcACAGCGTTGCGATGATCCGACATTGAAGAGCAGTTATTCAATTACATACAACAGCACAACATGGCTTTCAAGCGAAAACCGTCATCCTCATTTGGACTGGAGAGAAGAGTGCGACCGAGGAGAGAGGATGAGTGGGTAGAAGAGCCAGAGAGTCAAGGTTCCTCaagtgaggatgatgatgatgatgaggtggaggaggagggcatTCGGGGCGCATCTGAcgacggtgatgatgacgacgaggtAGAGGAAGATCAAGAATTTGAAGAAGGTTCCGAACATGAATCAGAAGTAAGGTCGTTAGGCCTCTCCTCGAGGACACAGTGCTGACCATAGGAAAGCCCGAGCAGGACACGCCAAAGATAGACCTCTCATCGGTCTCATTCGGAGCTCTCGCAAAAGCTCAAGCATCATTGCCATCCGCTGGCCGCAAATCAAAATTGAAGAAATCTACGGATGAAGACACTTCAAAAACAGAAACACCAGCGCCTAGAAAATCCACCAAATCAAAGGACGACCCTAAGCCCAAACGATCTTCCAAACACGCTCCGCAAGAACAAACCTCCAAGAAACCCGTATCTCGCCGCCGCGAGATCCTCCCAGATAACCGGCGCCAATATCGCGACCCTCGCTTCGACCCCCTAGTAGGCCGCGTCGACGAAGAAAAAGCCAGCAAAGCCTACGCCTTTCTAGACGAATACCGCGACAAGGAGATGGCCGATCTCCGCGcacagatcaagaagaccaaaGACTCCTACGAGAAGGACAACCTGAAGCGCCAACTCCAATCCATGGAATCTcgcaagaaggccaacatGCGAAgacaggaagaggagaggctgCTAAAGGAGCATCgccagaaggagaaggagcttgTGGCGCAGGGCAAGACGCCGTTCtacctgaagaagagcgaacagaagaagcagttGCTTGTTAACAGATATGAGGGTATGAGTAAGGGACAGGTTGATAGAGCGattgagaggaagaggaagaaggttgctggtaaggagaagaaggagttAGACTTTTTGCAACGGGGATCTCGACCACGAGGATAGTCGAGTTCAAGACCAGACTTTCACAGCAGACTGAAGATCAGTCAAGCGGTTTGACTTGTGCGAGTTGCATCCTGGTAGATGCCCTTCGATGATCTCGAATAGGCGTTTACACTATCAGCTGGCTCCATTTGCCTGCCTACGCATACATCAGACATAGCGAAATTGCATTTCAGAGCAACCACCTTGGTCTCTACAAGCCATTCATGATTTAGATATGTGGTTTCAGCCCACCATTGCTTCCCAACGTCCCTCCCTCCACCGATCTAACCTTGTTCCCTCGTCTCCAGCAAAAAGTTATTGAAAAGTCAAAAGGgaaaacatacaacagcggggattcgctggtcgtcaccgacccaactactaatccgccccTTATCAGCTTatctatgggagagcggacgggatcccgagTTCTCTGAtaggtatggtcgtatgtgatTGTCAACGCCGAAACTTCAGATCATAAGGAGAGCTGGATGAAGCGGTCGGCAAACCATATGCCCATTCTAGCGGGAACAAACCAGAGGGTTCAGACCTGTCTACAGGAACAGCATAGAATAGTAAGGTAAAGCGCTATGAAGAGAATAAAACTCCAGTGGTTGAACAAAGGTGGATGAGTATAAGTCCAAATACCAAAGAAACATAACAAAGCGAATATTCACTAGCTGCCACCCACACAACTTCAAAATCACCTACCTGTCTGACTTGGGAGACTGCTCTCTTACACACTTAATCTAATACTTAACGCGTCATCATTGATTGTTGCAATGTTTGTACTCACAAAAGACAACCCCAGGCGTTAGAGGCACACAAACGGCTGTAGGGTAACGCAGCCACAACGTCAATTAACGGGTAACTATGGGTCTGCCGTTAAGATCCGTGATTGGCCCGGTTTTCGTGCATATCTTTCAAACGCATGTGTAAGTGTGTCGTACGTACGGATTGTAGTCATATGGCCAACTGCTGAAAAGGAGTTGTTAACTGTCTTGATCGAAGGAGGGATATTTTCTATTTTCCTGTGGTGTTTCCTCTTGATAGCTACTAAATACTTTGCTCATGCAAATCATCTCGTATTCGCCTCGAAACAATGTAGGTATCTCATCAAATGTACATTCCACAACGAACTAGGTGATAATCCCCTCCAACCACTCCTAAACAGCAATCAATATGTACTCCTCTGTTTGGCACCCAATCTTGATCCCATAAATCATTGCTCTAATAATGAATAGCTTGCATTTGCAAGAAGGGGAGATCATTCCTCGTACTCTTCCTTGGACAATATCACCTCATCCAGTCCGCAAATTTCCTATAATCCGTTAGCTTCCAGCCAGGCAGAAGACGGCTGAGACGGATATTTACCTTCCGCTTTCGTTTGAAATCTGTATAGAAAGAGTTCCATATTATCCTTGCCGAGCAGTCCTCTGCACCATCTGCCAAAGTTGTGCAGTTGGGTTGTGATTGGAGGCGAAGCTCCTCATCCGATTGTATCCATGGCTTATGAAGCGGCCAATCAGAAAAATGGACGAGTTTGGCTTCGTTATAGACAGCGGCGGGATCCCAAGGCTCGGTATCAGAGCCGAGATACCTCTTGTGATTGTCTGCACGGAACTCGCCCGTTAACAGATCATAGGGACGATGCGGCAGGACAAGGGCACTCTCACGATACAGGTAGTTCACAATCTCCATATCGAAGTCGTTCTCAGAAGCAGAATCCACCTTGGCCATAATCCGAGCAAATTCTTTTTCAGAAGGCTGGATGAGTATCACCTGAGATGAGAGAATCTCCTTCTCAGGAAACAGCCAATAGGCCCTTGGCATGGCTACTGGTGCTGGGGGCGAAAGGAATAGTTCATCCATTTCTTGTAAGAGCGTGGAATCAGAATCGATAGAAAGCACGCGACTGTATTGAGTCTGATTAAAAGCGAGGAGCTTTGTATATGAATCAGCCCAGGTATCTAAAGGCGGCACTAGTTAGCCGGCTTCCTGGACAAGAATTATGCCTAAATGAAGTGATGGGAGTATTCATTTACCATCTTTATTGTCCTTGT
Coding sequences within:
- a CDS encoding probable MRPS9-mitochondrial ribosomal protein, small subunit; this encodes MSTITHSLRQLRCQGQLFRAPWPQPALQRATFPLGVRSITSETSSTIVEPKPDPFAVIDSNSKISLPFQDVQHARAVPISASYFSREPQFNEMYLRIARLLTKYHTLPTLPPSAAPPTAWVKLDEMRSKLGEPIKASHYAKVIRVAKRLNLIETSLFPEEVRVALEDFKRDINPFMNVPHEVTVDKFGRAIGVGKRKESTARAWVVEGTGEVLINGKTLSQAFGRVHDRESAVWALQATERLDKYNVWALVEGGGTTGQAEALTLAVAKALIVHEPALKTALRKAGCITRDPRTVERKKHGHVKARKMPAWVKR
- a CDS encoding putative translation elongation factor eEF1B gamma CAM1-like protein; protein product: MAFGTLFTRENNCRSTAIRAVAKANDIELNIVEAEKGNATVEHLKANGLGKIPAFIGEDGFALSECIAIAIYITSQNEKTTLLGKTKQDYASILKWMSFFNSEILPSLIAWFGPLKGDAPYNKKNVDDASKASLKAFSVVEEHLIRNTFLVGERITLADLFAAGIAVRGFQYFFDKQWREENPAVTRWFETVRAQPIFAEVAEKVELLETPALTNTPPKKPEQPKKEAKKEAKKEAAPAAEAAPAADEAPAAPKAKHPLEALGRPSFPLDEWKRQYSNIKDHNEAMKYFWDNLNFEEYSIWKVDYKYNEELTLTFMSNNLIGGFNNRLEGSRKYIFGCAAVYGENNDSVIQGAFVIRGQEHVPAFDVAPDWESYNFEKLDPTNPEHRQFVEDAWGWEKPITVNGKEYKLADGKVFK
- a CDS encoding related to PITSLRE protein kinase isoforms: MAFKRKPSSSFGLERRVRPRREDEWVEEPESQGSSSEDDDDDEVEEEGIRGASDDGDDDDEVEEDQEFEEGSEHESEPEQDTPKIDLSSVSFGALAKAQASLPSAGRKSKLKKSTDEDTSKTETPAPRKSTKSKDDPKPKRSSKHAPQEQTSKKPVSRRREILPDNRRQYRDPRFDPLVGRVDEEKASKAYAFLDEYRDKEMADLRAQIKKTKDSYEKDNLKRQLQSMESRKKANMRRQEEERLLKEHRQKEKELVAQGKTPFYLKKSEQKKQLLVNRYEGMSKGQVDRAIERKRKKVAGKEKKELDFLQRGSRPRG
- a CDS encoding alphaN-acetylglucosamine GNT1-like protein, with product MTPPFPPSFMASRRYRWAAGLTLAFFVFFILSNNGFLSQKPLEKFHGSIEVDWSRFAYTQYVTNSDYLCNSVMFFESLNRLSSRADRVMMYPSHMFEANNGSSVDTQLLIKARDEYRVKLVPITVQHKDNKDDTWADSYTKLLAFNQTQYSRVLSIDSDSTLLQEMDELFLSPPAPVAMPRAYWLFPEKEILSSQVILIQPSEKEFARIMAKVDSASENDFDMEIVNYLYRESALVLPHRPYDLLTGEFRADNHKRYLGSDTEPWDPAAVYNEAKLVHFSDWPLHKPWIQSDEELRLQSQPNCTTLADGAEDCSARIIWNSFYTDFKRKRKEICGLDEVILSKEEYEE